CTTCGAGGATTTTCGAAATACCATAAAGCTTTAAGTTAATATGATATACAgattttcaatttctattttgttttggtttttgcgAAATAAAGTATTCattattatatacaatttttttttatttcaaagtcaaattaacaaaattttttttgaacgaTTTTCGAAATATGATAAACTTCTTAATTAATTGATCTAATCATCATCAAcggattttcgaaattttaagttttcgaaaaaactttCATTTGAACATTTGCtatgaatttttgatttctgaggtattgaaaatatattctcgagattttcgaaatttcgaagttGAAAAATTAGATTACGAAATAATACTTTCATTTCAACATTTGCtatgaatttttgatttctgaggtattgaaaatttgttctcgagattttcgaaatttcgatgtcgaaaaattaaatttcgaaatagcattttcatttcaacatttgctatgaatttttgatttctgaagtattgaaaatatgtatgttctcgagattttcgaaatttcgaagcTGAAAACTTAAATTACGAAGTAACGtgcattttataatattttttgtaatttaagtATCTACTTCTTCAGATTGTGggttttgagttttttcttttagtaaactattattgtaattgaaatgttgttgaaaaaaaaaatgaaagttgtgACCCTGTAAATCATCGATTCGCTGATAAAACTTGAAAGCAATAAAATCACGTGAGCATATGtaattctaaattttatattatttttgctctATTTACTTCCATGCTCGCATTGTGAAGCGTTCGCTTTCGCGTTCGCTTTCTACTTTCTAATAAGTTTTGTTCTTTGCTATTTGTACTTGTAATCTTACGCTAATCATGCTTATACAGGGTGTAAAAATAGCGTCGAATCTGCGTTAGAGTATTTctttacttaatattttatattttttttctaataattgtttgtgaatatttttttacgagTATCTGAGATATATTCAATGATTTTTACAGGCAAGCGCTTGTTGCTTAGCATGTCTTAGCAACAATTTTAGCAAAATCGCTGTGCATTTCGGTTTTATATAACCTCAATttcaaattgcatatttttcaattattttttttttatgtttttgggGTTATGTAttacaatattttccatataaaatacatttgatAATGTCTGTGGAGTAGTTTAGGGTGTGGCGTTGGtttcttctaatttttatttgcaaaaatgatttttaatttttttgatgtttacaattatgtgtatatttatgcgtgtgtatgtataatacaagtttatttaatttaatttttttattttaatttaattaattttttatttatgtatacagcTAAGCTTACTTTGCTAAAaacattgtattttttaattgtaattttaattttttgtttccattttatttttatttaaatattggcACAtagtattttgtttatattttttattattatatatataaattagtttttgtaatattttattgtgaaattcATTAATTATAGTAGAGTTCTAATAATAATACCACACAGGGAAAGGAacaaacacatttattagtTGTTTACAGACATTacgatacatacataagtagtaCACTAATACATAACTATGCGTGGGTAAATAAAgtagtaaataaatacatattcttaaaaacacatatgtatgtatatacttcaaGCCATTTAGCGGGATTTAAACTGCTTTAAATGGACACAATTACATACATTTACAGTTACTTACTTAAGGGTAGTgatcttttttgatactttatGCTGTTAAGtctggaaaaaaatttgagGTTAGGGTAAGAAAAAGTTCAAAGGAGAATAAAGTGCTCTTTAACTAAACATAATTTAATGTGCAAAACGAAcatcctaaaagtatgcaacaaattttgtaagaatatttacttttcataCAAGTcatcctaaatgtatgctactaatataaaaataaaaaaaaattgaaaaatatttcgaagtaGAAAATAAAAGGAATTTCCAGTtagaagaaagcaaaaaagttCTAACTGTGAAGAAACTGCTCTTTAActaagaataattaattttgcacaactcatcctaaatgtatgctaaagtttcttttaaatatttatttttgctccgAACACTCCCGAAATATATgccacaaattttgaaaaacatttcgAAGTAGAAAAATAGCAGATATGTAGTTCCAGTTTGAAGATAGCAAAAAAAGTCAATCTATGAAtatactatttaatttttttcttttcatacaACCCATCCTAAATGCatgcaaaatgttttaaaaaatattatttttcacacaACTCATCCTAATtgtatgctatatattttttaaaaatatttcgaagtaTAATCATCAGTAGGATAACAGAAGGCCATTCCACTTTGAAATAAgcaatttgataataaaatttaaaaatacttatttttcccCGAATACaccctaaatgtatgctacaaaGTGTGAAAAGTAATCCAAAATGTATGCTCTATTATGAAAGAAAGTACATTCTTTGCTCACATCCTAAATGTAAGCTAAAAATTTTGGCGATAAATAGAACACAACGAAGCCTTTTCAGCGTCAGAAAAGTTACTTGACTATTCTggaaataaacttaaattttgcgAGTATTTTACTTCTTCTCAAAGCAGTGAAATATGGTTGGGGTGAATCTACATAATAAAAAGCAACTTTCCAAGAAGTAAGCGCAATAAGAACGATATCCAAATCCTTCATTAGTATCAATTTTccaaaagaaacattttttttcagaaaataatcgtaattttctctttttgcactaaaaaaattgcacaattaaCACAGaagaatgaaaaaaagaaataaaaaatcataggTTTAGTAGTGTATAAACTACTTACTCTTAATtctgtttatatacatacatatattttcatacctTACTATttttacatcaatatttttaagtacCATAAATTAGCAAGTTTTAAGTACctactactttttcaaaaaatgaatttcgAGTTTCTATCTCTCAAAAAACTTTTCACGGCCTAAAACCATTGAGAGCTTATTACATACTTTCATTTTGTTCTTCTATATATAAGATACTACCTTTCTTTAATACTACTATACAAAGACTTCACGACGACGAACTCTTAAATTTAGTAGGCCAACAGGCGGCGAAACCAATATCATATCCTTTGTTGCCGAAAAATGTGCTTTTGATATACCATCTAACAGAAATGTGGTGTCAATACGAAGTGTAGGGTGTCACAAAATCGGTCTTGTGGTACAAAATTCAGAAGTGgaatattaattacaaaagtcttatcttttttaaagcaattcaagAGTGCATGAATTCttgaaacatatatgtatatacaaaaatgagACTATTACTAGAATTAAGAACTAGTATTCGCTGACTCCAGAAATACAAGGAAACGCACTTCGCAGTCTTCGAGAGGGTCTATGAAGATTTTTTGCTCTCAATATTTACTTAATAAGCACTAAACCCTCGCTGAATTACTACTGAACAAGACTCTCTCAGTGATCAAAAATCGAACCGAACCTCTTTCAATACATATTGCTGACAAGAAGAAGGTGGATCGAAGCTTTTGGCTGACAAAGAGATCGAAGTTTTTGAAGGTACAGATCCGACAAAGGAATTCGAATAATCATTTACTATTTCAGCGAAGCTATGCCTTCGGAAATTAATGTGAATGCGGTCAGAAACAAAGGTATATTTATTCATGGGAAATCTATGCTCAAAATATCCATCTTAAAAATCGAAACTAAATTCTGGAAACCCTATTAAAAGCACCTGTTCGCACCTCTGCAAAACATTCAACACTTCAATCGAGCATTTTGACATTACACTCACTTTTAATAATAAGCCGGGAAGGGATGATAGTTTGATGGATTGGAAGCATGATGATTAGCCGATGGCAGTACTGGTGGACGCACACCCGGATGATAATTGCCCGACGCGACCTGATGGTAGGCGCCAAAACTACGCGCCATGTGTCTATTTTGCGCCGACTCGCCGAGTAGGCGTGACTGATCGGTGCCCAAGAGTCGATTATTTTGCTCCATCAGCAGGTGAGCGGTGGGATCGACTAGTAAGCGATGCTGATCAGCCGCCACATTGGATGCGGCCAATATGCGATGCTGCTCCACCGTAGACAGTAAACGATGATGTTCCAGACTCTCACGACTTTGATGCTGCATCTGTGAGGAGAGGAAGGAGCGATTATTGCCGACCGACATGTTGGTATTCGGCGTTAAGTCCAACGAAGCCATGCGCAGCATATCGTGATGTGGGTGATTGTATGGTAGCTGTGGTGGTGATGGTACCACATAGTTGGCGGTACGACTCAAGTCTACCGAAGTGGTCTGATCGTGATCTTGCTCGCCCAGCTGATCGGGTAGCATATTATGCATGGCCGATTGGTGTTGTTGCATAGCCAATTGGCTGGAGTGTTCctgctgttgttgatgttgaGCCGCCACAGCAGCGGCGGCTGCTACTGCTGAACtatgatgttgttgctgctgtgtcTGTGCTTGTTGCGTCTGTTGTTCACGCTCGGAGAGTATATCGTAGATGTGATGATGATAGCGACCGATACCCGGTATATTGGAGCTGGCGCTGCCAGGCAGCTGGAAGTTGTGGTGATAGTTCGAAGCGCTGACGCTGGAGCGTGACATGTCGAGACCCTGCAAGTCCGACAGATCGTTGGCGGTGGGCGCAGAGGCGGTATTGCTGTTCGTGCTGCGGTATTCGGCCGGCGAGTCGAGCTCTTGGCTGTTGTACTTGAGATTTGCCGCATTGGCCGCCATACTTTCGTACTTGGTGTACATTAGGTCCATTTGCGACTGTGAGAATTTCATGCGCATATCTTGCCCTGAGCTGCTGGGAGAGTTTGGAAAATCAATTTGTGATTCGATTGCTTTCGACAAGTGCACGTACCTATTTTGTGGCATAATACTGTTCTCATCGTCGCTAGATAGATGTGGATTATGCCCGATCGCTTGTCGTCGCTCATTCTCATGTTCCGCGCGCTTGTGTCGCATCATCTCGCCATTGAAATTGTAGCGTGGTATGGACGGCGATGATGCGGGCGATATGAGCTCATGTTCCGGATATGCGCTGCCAACACTGGAAGCATTCCGCCGGTGCCCTTGCATTGTGGGCAACGGTGAGGAGGCTGatatgttattgttgctattgccaCTGGCGCTATtgccgctgctgttgctgcctGCTGTGCCGGGACCGCCAGGTGTGCCATTAGCGCCGTTAGCATTCGCATTGCTGAACATGCCGTAATCGCGTCCGGGCGAGATGGGTTGCGGCGTGGGCGGTGTGCGATGATGTACCGAGGAGAAACCGTCGGAATCGGCAGCGCCGGCGCCTAAATGCTGTGGGCGTGGCGTGGAGCTGGCATCCACATCGACGTCGTTATTATTCTGGTTGCTTTGAGGATTTGTCGGTGTCGAAGCGTTTGGCGATATGTTGCAAGAGGTCATAGCGTTGCCTGAGTTCGGGAACATTGGCAGTGGTGGAATTTGCATTGGGAAGCTACTGAGATTCTTCATCATCTTCAGCTCGTTCTCCAGGTTGTCAATGCTGTTAATGGAATGGTGATTGGCGGCAGTGTCTGTGTTGAAGCGATTCGTTTCGTTGTCCACATGATGAGCGCTCATCGGACTGTCGGTGTTAATGTTCGCATCATTCGGCACCTGAAAACAGCGGCAAAGATTGTAAGTTTGACTAGAAAATGTTGTATAAGTATACGTACCTTCATGTCATTATTTTCCGTATCGATCATATTGCCCACGGAATTCAAAGCCGCCTCTACAAGCATGCTCGCCGATGTCGAGGCGCCACCTGCGCCGCTCAGTCTTGCATTTGCATTGTTGTAAAACGAACTCATAAACGATTGCGAATGCGCCAACGAATTCATTTGTAACTGTGCCTCCTCCGCTTGATGGCCCGGTGTATTGTTCGCACCCGCGCCAACCATATTATTCGTATTGCCATTGCCCGTATTGACCACATGTCCACCGCCGCTAACATTTCCAACCACACCGCCACCACCGCCGCCGCTGTTGTGATGGTATTGCGCGATttggttgttattattattgttggatTCGACCACATCGAGGAAGGAAGAATTCTCATCCTCCTCGCCCCGATTGTTGTGATGCGTATGACTGGCACTAGCGGAGTTCATCAGACGCGCCAAGAAATCGCGATTGTGACCAATCAATTTGTTCGCATCGTCTACCGTGCTGGGTGGCACCGCGAACGGTGGCATACCCATGTCATTGCTCACACCGACCCCAACACCACCACCATTGCCGGCCATACCGCAGGCAGCCGCCACGGCCGCGGCACCACCCATAGCTGCAGCGACGGCTGCATCTGTACCCACACCGCCGCCAACGCCAACGCCGACGCCGACTCCAACACCGCCACCACCAACACCGCCACCACCCATGCCACAGCGATCCACCGTGTTCACACAATCGCGCGACAGATGACGATCATCACCGCTAATCCATTTTTTGCTGCCTTTGCTCACAACCAAATTCTGTCCCAAAGGATTCATGCCAGCATGATGGCGGTAACCGTTATTGTCGTCATGTGTTTCACCATGCCCGCCATCGTGTACATCATCTGTGCCATTATCATCCTCGTCGTCCTCTTCGTCATCGTCGTCGTTCAGCATACCTGCCACGGCATGTCCACTCATAGCCATCGCGTGATGTTGGCTGTTCAGACCAGACATCATGTGCATTTTGGTGGGATCCTCGGCCACGGCTGCCGCTCCAGCACCGGCCATCGCTGATACAGCAGCTGCGGCGGCGACCACCTGTTGGACCTGTTGCTGTGCGGTGAGACGTTGTGCCGTCGTGGTCAAAAACGATTCGACAAGACTCAATTGCGCATTGGCTTGCTTGCGACGCACCTGCTCCATATGCTCGTCTTCATCATCCTCCTCAGTGGCGTTGCCCACACCGACGCCAGCACCGCCAGCGACAGCACCCATCAAATTCATATTTTGTGTTGGTGgttctttctttttcttgcgTTTCCGGCTACCCACAACCTTTTCGCCGAATATGCTGGAGATCTTAGATGAGAGTAATGAGAGGTTTGGCTCATTACGGCACAGATCTTTGATTGATTTGCCCGATTTCTTGATGGCTTCAAAGATATTATCGTCCGAGAATTCAGTGTCGCTTTGTATGCTCGAGCTCAGGCGCGAGTTTTGATCTTCCAAACTCTTACGTCGGCGCCGCGGCGCTTGTTCTGTGTATGAAGAGAGGGAATACAAAGAAGTACAGAATGTTTTTATTGGTCTGAACTGGCAACTTACCCAAAAAGTCTACCTTCATGCCACCCGAATAAGCATCGAAGGTATACGCGACACTACGCTCAATCCGAGGCATTTGCTCCTGTGTATAGTTGTGCACCTTCTTGTAGTGGAACTGCAGACATTGCTTCGTGGTGAAGGCGGCATTGCACTCGGGCTCCGAACATCTGCAAAGGAAGacaaaaaatacagttaaatgTATGTTTACGAGATCTTTGGCATGCAATTAGTTTGGTTGCATCGTCTAGGGTGTAAGACATACTTGAATGGTCGGACGCCCGAATGTGTGAGCATGTGGATTTTCAAATTACTGCGATTCTGGAAGAGCTTCTGACATCGTGGACAACTGACCACCGTCGAGTTGCGACTGTGCACCTCCTTGGAGTGACGCTGCAGCGCGGCACGTGATCCTAGAAGTTTTGAACATAATTTACACTGAAAATCTCGTAAAACTTCAGCCATatctaaaatgaaatttatgaagaaaatgaaattttgtggtGGATTGTGGTGattttgaaaatgataaaaaggaaAATGAGCAAACAGAATATACAAGAAAGCGTATTTCGATATTGTCGTAGCATTATATAGGGCTACACCGTGGTTAGTATTGTTCCATAAGCGGGTAATATCCAACTAGTAGTTATGTAGGTTAATATGTACTTTGAAAAAGACTACAATTAGAGGTTAGTAAGTTTACAATTtgctattatatgtatataaatatttgttattatattgagaacactatttttttagttatataagCAGTTAGTTGTAGATACTAAGAGTTACTGGTTCTAAGTACGCACTGTTGGTAAAGATAGGAGGTTAAAGCGGGTTAGAAATTTGAGAAACTTTAATATTCCAGTCCGAACTAACGAACCGGACTTTTAGACTAAAAATCACACCCATATAGAACTATACTATATTCCAGACTGACATTCCGATTCGGCTTAGGACTTTTCAAGGTTAAAACATTTTGGATTTCGCACTTTCAGACATGTTGGGAGTTTTCTGATATCGCTAAAGTCTATCTTCTGCAGTCCAAACGTGATCTCAAGCTTTGTAATCAGTCATAGCATCCATTTTAACCTAACTCTTACCCGACACCCCATTCCGGTTCGGCTTAGGACAGTTCACGGCTAAAACCCTTTGGATTTCGCACTTACAGACATGATGGTAATTTCCTGACATCACAAAGGACTATCTTATGCAGTCCAAACGTGATCCCAAACTTTGGAATCAGCCATACCATCCAACTTAACATAACTCCCAGCCAAAACGGACGTTCCACTTTATCAGTCCCCTTGTTGGTCCGCCTGTATTTTAATTAGTCCACAGCAACGTCGTAGTTTAGTCATTGTCAAGGTGACCAGTGACGGCTTGATTCCTTGGGTTAACATTCTTGGTCACTCTTATATAAGTTTGAAGTTCTCATTCGTAACTCTTCTTTCCCGGTACTAGTACTCAATTTGCAGTTGCTGCTAAGACCAGTAGCAGCTCTCTGGGATTTTTATTCAGAGTTATATAGAGTAAAACAATTTGGTCTTGGAATCATTTTTGGATTTTCGGTGCAACTTTGCGTCTTGAGTGTGTCATGGTTTGTCCAAAGTTACTCTATTGCTTTACATCACAGCGATTCGTTCAAATTTGCCTTATTCCTTTCCGCTAGTTTTTTTGATAGCAATACCCAGGCCAATCAGATTAACTGTGGGGCTTTGATCTCCCTATCAaagcaaacaattttcaatGCTAAGTTAGGAGTAAAGGCTCTGTCGTTCTAATGGGAAACAGCATTCTGTTATTTCGGAGATCAGGCAGTTTTCTTTGTCGGAGACCGTATGTTCTTTGTCGGAAGCGAATATAGACCGAGTTTGGTTTTCcagcttttgaaaaataaagtgcATAGGATAATTGGAGGAGGTCTGAAGAACTGTGCTCCAAGATCTGTATAAAGTTCAGATGATTAACTTTAATCATAGAGTCTATTGAATATATCAAGTGAGGTCCGAAGATCTGTGCCTCAGGATCTATATAAAGTTGAACTTGAAGTCGATATTTGAAGTCAGGTTTGAAGATCTGTGCTCCAAGATGCTCCAAGATCTGTATTAAGTTGAGGTTGAAGTCGATCATATGTACAATTTGTAATCTCATGGAAATAAAAAGATACTCACTCTACTTCGATCGTTAAACGAGATCAAAAGAAATCTGGGGATGATTAATAGAAAACTCAAAGAGATCTACAAGGAAAGGAAAGTTGGTCTCAAATACAAATAAGCTTTTAGACCTTCGCTGGTACTGACTTCTTGGTTCGTGTAATGAAGACTAGTTGCGGActtagctacatatgtatatactactgtgacTACCAGGACTCTTAACTGAAGATCCGAATAGGTTTGGGTTTcttcgaaaaaaagttaacgattacaaaattatgaaaaatatttatgaatgtgAAACAATATGGCAACAATGTGTTTTCCAATTTTCGAACTTAATGCGAGAATATATGTGATGAATGTTGGTTATGTGAGGCGAGTAAGGCGAATTATGGCATGAATGTATTAGTACTGGCTTACAACAATAAGAACAGCAAAcccacacaaacatacacacgtaATTACTTAAGGTTATACGACGAATGCGTTTCGCACACGCAAACTACAGTTATGTACTACAAAGCACTACTACAAGCACGCACTCACAAACGCGCCGCATTCAAAGTATGGAAGTATGTGGATTGAGGTTAtaattgcacacacacaaacacgcagCCAAACATGCACACGCACGCAAGCACGACTTTGAGCGCTCAGATGTGACCGCACGACTACCGGAAATTACGAATTCTGCAACATCTTACCACTGTGCATGCGCTTGATGTGAGCCTTGAGCTTTTGCGGTTGGCAAAATTTGCGACCGCAGAAATCGCAAAGTGGTCGCGCACGATTCGGATTGGCTGCACAGCCGTAGGTGCGATGCATTTCCAAGTAGTTGAGTCGCAGGAAGAACTTGTTGCAAAATTGGCATTGATAGGCGCCTTTGCCCTCGTGCTTCTCGGCCGCATGCTTCATGATGTTGTCCTTGCCGAGCACCGCTTCGCCGCACACCTTGCAGTGGTACTTGCGTATGGTGAGACTCATCGAGGGATCGTGGAAAATCGAGCAATGCGTGCGATAGTAGAGCGGATGGTCAAAGCGCAAATTGCAGCCGCCACAATCTGCGCGGAAAAGGGGTTGGATTAAGCATACAGAAATATACATGGAAATGGCAATTGAACTCACTCGTTTTCTCGGTGTGCTTCTTGCGCCACATCGTGTTGCAGTCGTCGCTCCAGTAGAGCAATTCCATGCCGTTCTTCACATCGCGACAGGTGACAAAGAACGCTTGCCGTTCAATTGACACCAAATTCACATTGCGCTCCTCGTAACTGGGCGCCGGTCGTATGTAACGCAGCCAATTGGAAGTGTTCGGATTGTCGCAGGCCAATAGTTGTGACAAATCGGCGCCTGCTTCGCAGATCTCGAATATCCACTTCATATCGCTGCCTTCGCGTACATCACTGCTTTGTACCGGTTGTCCGATGAGCGGTCCGAGTTTCGTGTGGGAGCGCACTTCGGTGCGCGCAAACACGCCCGTCACATTCGGTTCGACATTGTGCAGCTCGAATTCGGCTGGTACCGATGCCTCGGCGAACGTTATCAACGGCTTCGTTTCGAGCTCAGACATTTGTGAAGTTTCGTCCATATCCTCATCGTCCGGATCGTGATCCTGTTTGGCCTGCCGTTGTGCATCGTGTTTTAGTTTAGCCAAAGCTTCTAAGTTTTTACGTTCTATCCACTCCGACAAGTCGACGGCATCGGTTATGGTACCGATAGCTGTGCGTAGTGGACATATTTTGTAGTCATGCGTGATGGAGCATTCGCGACACGATTGCTGCGAACGAAAGGCTATATCGTGTTCGTCCTCCTCTTCAACGAAATTTTGTTCATTCTTCATTTCACGCGCCAATGCTTCCTCGTCCATTTCCTCATCCTCATCATCGCCGTCCGTCTCGCCGTCGAGCTCATCTTCTTCATCATCGGCCAGGCTGTTGCCTAGACTGCTGAATGCATTGTTGACCGGCAGCGTCGTTGCGGGTTTGGGACCACGTTTGCCTTTCACACGCGCACGGAAATTGCTGGTGGTGGCCATTGCGGTTGGTGCAGTCAGTGTGGGCGTTGCTGTTACTCCTGCTCCGGCGCCACTATTGGCATCTACCACATCGCCTATAGCGGCTGCGACGTTGGCAGCACTCGCGAGTGCAGCTGCGCTGGCAATGTCAGCGCCAGTTGTCTCTGTTTCTGCTTCCTCATCATCGTCTTCATCGCTGTGGTTGTGCTGTTCGGTTTCATCTCCCGCTTCACCCGGTTTCTTCAGACACAATGCGTTTTGATGTGCTGGTCCCTTCGTAGCGCCCTTCTCTTCTAGCTCACTCTTGATCTTCTCTGCTATGCGACAGTCTAACACTTCGGGCAAGGTATCATTGCCTGCACCGCTCGTGTTTGCGGCATTCTTCATTTTTTGATCGTGTTTCTTGGCTTTGgcggaaaaattcgaaaagtcTTTGATTTTCGGGAAGCCATTGAGCGCGTCACTGAACTGTACGCGCTTTTTGTATTTCCTACGTGTCGGCGCTGGTGCTGGTGCCTCGCTGCTATTCTCCGTTTGACTTTTGCTGAACTCCTTCACGCTGAGGTTGGGCTCCAATTTGAAGTTGTTGGCGAAACTCTTTGTGGGTGTTGTTGGCGCTGAAGGTGGCGGTAAACTGTGGAGAATAAAATGATCAAGTTTTCTTTAGACTCCGTTAACATAATAAGCTTATGAAagtgaataataaaaattattattttccctggatttaaaataaacactttCTTGTGGGAAACCTGGCCGTAGGGGAAACTGAGGGAATACTGCTTTCTATAATTTctgtgataaaaaaattttggttggTTTCGTTGAAAGCGTCCCAGTTTCGAACTTCGACTGAAGTTAGAAAAACGTCTACCTTAACTTAGAGTTTTAGCATGAGCTTGAAAGAAACAACCAGCAAACTAGTAGCGCCTAGGCTATCCCTTCACTCAAGTAGAGTTATCCATAGTAATATGGAATTCACAAGACAGTTGTTTGACTAAAATCCCCTAGAAGACCCCTGACGAGTTTGTTTAATATGTCTATTATTCGAGCTGTGTCGATTTCTTAACTATTTAGTTTAAGTTGTAGTATTTTAGAAGCATGTGAGATCCACATTAAAATCCATATGATGGGTCTGTCAAGGCATTCTACATAAATAGCATATTAATGAGGAGGAAAATGAATAAGAGAATGCAAAAAATCAGGAATTAGTCCTCTACTTATGCAGTAGAACGTACTgctggttattgttgttgtagtttcggaaagagtttctgaaataattaGACAGATTAGATCCAACTCTCAAGATCTTCGGCTAGATTACACTTAGTCCTTACATTTCATCGGCTTTCAAAGCAGTTGGTTCTAAGTCTttcaaaagaagaagaactgaaTCTGTTTCCGTAGTAGTTCCGGGTCCGAATAGAACTCGGATGAGCTGTAGAAGTTTTGGTTCATTTGCCTTGAGCTAATATCAGGAATTAAAAAGTGTAAGTCGAGACTATGACCA
The DNA window shown above is from Bactrocera tryoni isolate S06 chromosome 4, CSIRO_BtryS06_freeze2, whole genome shotgun sequence and carries:
- the LOC120775231 gene encoding uncharacterized protein LOC120775231 isoform X2, which gives rise to MHGVNGDAMEQDEQEEPGAGGVVGGDDVGEEDDGDDEEEEINEAENTEQREHRTRMKTEEECGGDEDDDDDDDEEEDEADDDAHNAAFNVTAQQLRAVTDALASVTGDNDRFLETPNASIAATDTNAGAAVSACNISNGKAGDDNIITNNNNSSSNHSHSNIALQRNNNNNNNTNNDDNSNASSDDDDGEEDDDDDMVCHGMRALDGMGVGDAHRAAVNTHNSSNNNSSHHNSNSAADALLMAAIANASTNGTTNSNGGAAGAHNNALTTESHNQCAAQQGGATGVSALFEGALGASSGNNCNELARSSSASLSNNSSSTAALGGGGGGGSVIGAGDANSIGIGGGAGGGNGSICGGVVGGGGNGIASGIGGESMCGGAPSEAGSAAGTTGSGHSERKKYRHQNYSKNIYIGTKNAEKWEHTRTRLQFKNDVEFVTYLLNLADNDTERLANLPPPSAPTTPTKSFANNFKLEPNLSVKEFSKSQTENSSEAPAPAPTRRKYKKRVQFSDALNGFPKIKDFSNFSAKAKKHDQKMKNAANTSGAGNDTLPEVLDCRIAEKIKSELEEKGATKGPAHQNALCLKKPGEAGDETEQHNHSDEDDDEEAETETTGADIASAAALASAANVAAAIGDVVDANSGAGAGVTATPTLTAPTAMATTSNFRARVKGKRGPKPATTLPVNNAFSSLGNSLADDEEDELDGETDGDDEDEEMDEEALAREMKNEQNFVEEEDEHDIAFRSQQSCRECSITHDYKICPLRTAIGTITDAVDLSEWIERKNLEALAKLKHDAQRQAKQDHDPDDEDMDETSQMSELETKPLITFAEASVPAEFELHNVEPNVTGVFARTEVRSHTKLGPLIGQPVQSSDVREGSDMKWIFEICEAGADLSQLLACDNPNTSNWLRYIRPAPSYEERNVNLVSIERQAFFVTCRDVKNGMELLYWSDDCNTMWRKKHTEKTNCGGCNLRFDHPLYYRTHCSIFHDPSMSLTIRKYHCKVCGEAVLGKDNIMKHAAEKHEGKGAYQCQFCNKFFLRLNYLEMHRTYGCAANPNRARPLCDFCGRKFCQPQKLKAHIKRMHSGSRAALQRHSKEVHSRNSTVVSCPRCQKLFQNRSNLKIHMLTHSGVRPFKCSEPECNAAFTTKQCLQFHYKKVHNYTQEQMPRIERSVAYTFDAYSGGMKVDFLEQAPRRRRKSLEDQNSRLSSSIQSDTEFSDDNIFEAIKKSGKSIKDLCRNEPNLSLLSSKISSIFGEKVVGSRKRKKKKEPPTQNMNLMGAVAGGAGVGVGNATEEDDEDEHMEQVRRKQANAQLSLVESFLTTTAQRLTAQQQVQQVVAAAAAVSAMAGAGAAAVAEDPTKMHMMSGLNSQHHAMAMSGHAVAGMLNDDDDEEDDEDDNGTDDVHDGGHGETHDDNNGYRHHAGMNPLGQNLVVSKGSKKWISGDDRHLSRDCVNTVDRCGMGGGGVGGGGVGVGVGVGVGGGVGTDAAVAAAMGGAAAVAAACGMAGNGGGVGVGVSNDMGMPPFAVPPSTVDDANKLIGHNRDFLARLMNSASASHTHHNNRGEEDENSSFLDVVESNNNNNNQIAQYHHNSGGGGGGVVGNVSGGGHVVNTGNGNTNNMVGAGANNTPGHQAEEAQLQMNSLAHSQSFMSSFYNNANARLSGAGGASTSASMLVEAALNSVGNMIDTENNDMKVPNDANINTDSPMSAHHVDNETNRFNTDTAANHHSINSIDNLENELKMMKNLSSFPMQIPPLPMFPNSGNAMTSCNISPNASTPTNPQSNQNNNDVDVDASSTPRPQHLGAGAADSDGFSSVHHRTPPTPQPISPGRDYGMFSNANANGANGTPGGPGTAGSNSSGNSASGNSNNNISASSPLPTMQGHRRNASSVGSAYPEHELISPASSPSIPRYNFNGEMMRHKRAEHENERRQAIGHNPHLSSDDENSIMPQNSSGQDMRMKFSQSQMDLMYTKYESMAANAANLKYNSQELDSPAEYRSTNSNTASAPTANDLSDLQGLDMSRSSVSASNYHHNFQLPGSASSNIPGIGRYHHHIYDILSEREQQTQQAQTQQQQHHSSAVAAAAAVAAQHQQQQEHSSQLAMQQHQSAMHNMLPDQLGEQDHDQTTSVDLSRTANYVVPSPPQLPYNHPHHDMLRMASLDLTPNTNMSVGNNRSFLSSQMQHQSRESLEHHRLLSTVEQHRILAASNVAADQHRLLVDPTAHLLMEQNNRLLGTDQSRLLGESAQNRHMARSFGAYHQVASGNYHPGVRPPVLPSANHHASNPSNYHPFPAYY